A region from the Dinoroseobacter shibae DFL 12 = DSM 16493 genome encodes:
- a CDS encoding FAD-dependent oxidoreductase, translated as MDTLAPDLRTMVRTPLTEAHVAAMRRIGVERAYAAGAAVTALGAAQDRFQYVLEGELEAVDPVTGGRYGGASLGPGQFVGEISFLNDGKVMLASRACTDSVLLEVPRDAMLRLMADVPEMSDIIVTVFAARRRRLLESQQAALTLLGADRDRQIRQIAAFASRNRIPYRSLDLDDHEAEDIAQACALLPRHPAVIFGTDTVVEDPSPRKIARLLGIDMALGADHVFDVLIVGGGPAGIAAAVYAGAEGLSALVVEDLTIGGQAGTSSRIENYMGFPTGISGADLCWRGEVQAMKFGTRFAVPRRAVHVAPLAAGGFCVTLDDGEEVRTRAIVIATGVQYRKLPIPRLEEFEGAGVYYAATDVEARYCRNTDVVVIGGGNSAGQAAMFLSRSARHVHVLIRGDGLAASMSSYLSERLDRDPAITLHRRTQVTGLHGTDRLEEATIRDGVMGQDWTLRTGAVFVMVGAAPNTGWLDGLVTLDDKGFVHTGPEVGGRSTYETSCPGIFAVGDVRAGSVKRVASGVGEGSVVISKVWEHVNAP; from the coding sequence ATGGACACCCTTGCCCCCGACCTGCGGACCATGGTGCGCACCCCCCTGACCGAGGCCCATGTGGCGGCGATGCGCCGGATCGGGGTCGAGCGCGCCTATGCCGCGGGGGCTGCGGTAACCGCCCTGGGTGCGGCCCAGGACCGGTTCCAATACGTGCTGGAAGGGGAGTTGGAGGCGGTTGATCCGGTCACGGGCGGGCGCTATGGCGGGGCGAGCCTGGGCCCCGGGCAGTTCGTGGGCGAGATCAGTTTTCTCAACGATGGCAAGGTGATGCTGGCCAGCCGGGCCTGCACCGACAGCGTTCTGCTGGAGGTGCCGCGGGATGCGATGCTGCGGCTGATGGCGGACGTGCCGGAGATGAGCGACATCATCGTGACCGTGTTCGCCGCGCGGCGACGGCGGCTTCTGGAGAGCCAGCAGGCGGCGCTGACCCTGCTGGGCGCGGACAGGGACCGGCAGATCCGGCAGATCGCGGCCTTTGCCAGCCGCAACCGCATCCCTTATCGCAGTCTCGATCTCGACGATCACGAAGCCGAGGATATCGCCCAGGCCTGCGCGCTGCTGCCGCGGCATCCGGCGGTGATCTTCGGCACGGACACGGTGGTGGAGGACCCCAGCCCGCGCAAGATCGCGCGGTTGCTGGGCATCGACATGGCCCTCGGGGCCGATCATGTGTTCGACGTGCTGATCGTCGGCGGCGGCCCGGCGGGGATCGCGGCGGCGGTCTATGCCGGGGCCGAGGGGCTGAGCGCGCTCGTGGTGGAGGATCTGACCATCGGCGGGCAGGCGGGCACCTCCAGCCGGATCGAGAACTACATGGGGTTCCCCACGGGCATCTCGGGCGCGGACCTGTGCTGGCGCGGCGAGGTGCAGGCGATGAAATTCGGCACGCGCTTTGCCGTGCCGCGCCGGGCGGTCCATGTGGCGCCGCTGGCCGCGGGCGGGTTTTGCGTGACGCTGGATGACGGCGAGGAGGTCCGCACCAGGGCGATCGTGATTGCCACGGGCGTGCAGTACCGCAAGCTGCCCATTCCCCGGCTGGAGGAGTTCGAGGGGGCGGGCGTGTACTACGCCGCCACGGATGTGGAGGCGCGCTATTGCCGGAACACGGATGTGGTGGTGATCGGCGGGGGCAACTCGGCGGGGCAGGCGGCGATGTTCCTGTCGCGCAGCGCGCGCCATGTGCATGTGCTGATCCGGGGCGACGGTCTGGCGGCGTCCATGTCCTCCTACCTGTCGGAGCGGCTGGACCGGGACCCGGCGATCACCCTGCACCGGCGCACCCAGGTCACCGGCCTGCACGGCACCGACCGGCTGGAGGAGGCGACGATCCGCGACGGCGTGATGGGACAGGACTGGACCCTGCGCACGGGGGCGGTGTTCGTCATGGTGGGGGCCGCGCCGAACACGGGCTGGCTCGACGGGTTGGTGACGCTGGACGACAAGGGGTTCGTGCATACCGGGCCGGAGGTCGGGGGGCGGTCGACCTACGAGACCTCCTGCCCGGGGATCTTCGCCGTGGGCGATGTGCGCGCGGGGTCGGTCAAGCGCGTGGCCTCCGGGGTCGGCGAAGGCTCGGTCGTGATCTCGAAGGTGTGGGAGCATGTGAACGCGCCCTGA
- a CDS encoding YcjF family protein, with protein sequence MTDTRKSSVVIDLEDAPQGAEESPATAPPVPDLPGVLPQGQAMQTAARLAARRPSRLVQLFLSSALALLLFMAGVAATDFVTGLLSATPILGAVAGGLLTLVLLSALLIALREWLAYRRLGKLDAIRLQADAALSGGSLPEARAVAGRIAALYADRPELQAPRATLDRAVKDQFEPDAVFALLERELLAPLDLRAEAEIAAATRQVATVTALVPLALADVVAALTSNLRMIRRIAEIYGGRAGTLGSWRLTRSVLTHLVATGAVAVGDDLIGSVAGGSVLSKVSRRFGEGVVNGALTARVGVAALEVCRPLPFGPKRKPSVTRLVKQALGGLFSSKDT encoded by the coding sequence ATGACCGACACACGCAAATCGTCGGTGGTGATCGACCTCGAAGACGCCCCGCAAGGGGCGGAGGAGAGCCCGGCGACCGCCCCGCCGGTGCCCGACCTGCCCGGTGTGCTGCCCCAGGGCCAGGCGATGCAGACCGCCGCCCGGCTGGCGGCGCGGCGGCCCTCGCGGCTGGTGCAACTGTTTTTGTCCTCGGCCTTGGCGCTGTTGCTGTTCATGGCCGGGGTGGCGGCGACCGATTTCGTCACCGGCCTGCTGAGCGCGACCCCCATTCTGGGGGCGGTGGCGGGGGGCTTGCTGACGCTCGTGCTGCTCAGCGCGCTGCTCATCGCTCTGCGGGAATGGCTGGCCTACAGGCGCCTGGGCAAGCTCGACGCGATCCGGTTGCAGGCCGATGCGGCCCTGTCGGGCGGCAGCCTGCCCGAGGCCAGGGCGGTGGCGGGGCGCATCGCCGCGCTTTACGCGGACCGGCCGGAATTGCAGGCGCCGCGCGCCACGCTGGACCGGGCGGTCAAGGACCAGTTCGAGCCGGACGCGGTCTTTGCCCTGCTGGAGCGCGAATTGCTGGCCCCGCTGGACCTGCGCGCGGAGGCCGAGATCGCCGCCGCCACCCGCCAGGTCGCCACGGTCACGGCGCTGGTGCCGCTGGCGTTGGCCGATGTGGTGGCGGCGCTGACCTCGAACCTGCGGATGATCCGGCGGATCGCCGAGATCTATGGCGGGCGCGCGGGCACGCTGGGCAGCTGGCGGCTGACGCGCTCGGTGCTGACCCATCTGGTGGCCACGGGGGCGGTGGCGGTGGGCGACGACCTGATCGGGTCCGTCGCCGGGGGCAGCGTTCTGTCGAAAGTGTCCCGCCGGTTCGGCGAGGGCGTGGTCAATGGCGCGCTGACCGCCCGGGTCGGGGTCGCGGCGCTGGAAGTGTGCCGCCCGCTGCCCTTCGGGCCCAAACGCAAACCGTCGGTCACGCGGCTGGTGAAACAGGCGTTGGGCGGTCTATTTTCCTCGAAAGACACATAA
- a CDS encoding YcjX family protein codes for MVFSTLTDTIERGVTGLGSAVSETFFEPVIRLGVTGLSRSGKTVFITSLVANLLDRGRMPQFQAAATGALQSAYLQPQPDDTVPRFDFETSLAQMTGRNPTWPESTRAISELRVSLRVQPQGFLGALSRPRTVHLDIVDYPGEWLLDLALLDKTYAEWSADILVRLRTRPGAEAFLAALEAADPAAKLAEPDAQALARAYTQALHAARAAGYSDCTPGRFILPGELEGSPVLTFAPLPPGPYPRGALGREFERRFEAYKREVAKPFFRDHFSRIDRQIVLIDALGALHAGPGAVEDLRATMQDILSAFRPGANSWLSAVLGRRVERILFAATKADHLHHSQHPQLTAIMEALVRDARRRADFAGAETGAMSIAALRTTVEETRVHEGRSLDLVRGTLLETGKQAAFFAGELPKDPNQVLGPARDGETSWLDGDYAAMRFAPARISLAPGEGPPHIRLDRAAEFLLGDRLR; via the coding sequence TTGGTTTTCTCCACACTGACCGACACGATCGAGCGCGGGGTCACAGGCCTGGGCAGCGCGGTCTCCGAGACGTTTTTCGAGCCGGTGATCCGGCTCGGCGTGACGGGCCTGAGCCGGTCGGGCAAGACCGTGTTCATCACCTCGCTGGTGGCCAATTTGCTGGACCGGGGCCGGATGCCGCAATTCCAGGCGGCCGCCACCGGCGCGCTGCAATCCGCCTATCTGCAGCCCCAGCCCGACGACACGGTGCCGCGGTTCGATTTCGAGACCTCGCTGGCGCAGATGACCGGGCGCAACCCCACCTGGCCCGAAAGCACCCGCGCGATCTCGGAGTTGCGAGTCTCCCTGCGGGTGCAGCCTCAGGGGTTTCTGGGCGCGCTGTCGCGGCCCCGGACGGTGCATCTCGACATCGTGGACTACCCCGGCGAATGGCTTCTCGACCTTGCCCTGTTGGACAAAACCTATGCCGAATGGTCGGCGGACATACTTGTGCGGCTACGGACCCGGCCCGGGGCGGAGGCGTTTCTGGCCGCGCTTGAGGCCGCCGATCCCGCCGCCAAACTGGCCGAGCCGGACGCGCAGGCGCTGGCGCGGGCCTACACCCAAGCGCTCCACGCCGCGCGGGCGGCGGGGTATTCGGACTGCACCCCGGGGCGCTTCATCCTGCCCGGGGAGCTGGAGGGATCGCCGGTGCTGACCTTCGCGCCCTTGCCGCCGGGGCCATACCCGCGCGGCGCGCTCGGGCGGGAGTTCGAGCGGCGGTTCGAGGCCTACAAGCGCGAGGTGGCCAAGCCCTTCTTTCGCGACCATTTTTCCCGGATCGATCGGCAGATCGTATTGATCGACGCGCTTGGCGCGCTCCATGCGGGGCCCGGCGCGGTGGAAGACCTGCGCGCCACGATGCAGGACATCCTGAGCGCGTTCCGTCCCGGCGCGAACAGCTGGCTGAGTGCCGTTCTGGGCCGACGGGTGGAGCGCATCCTGTTTGCCGCCACCAAGGCCGACCACCTGCATCACAGCCAGCACCCGCAACTGACCGCGATCATGGAGGCGCTGGTGCGCGATGCGCGCCGCCGGGCGGATTTCGCCGGGGCCGAGACCGGGGCCATGTCCATCGCCGCCCTGCGCACCACGGTGGAGGAGACCCGCGTCCATGAGGGCCGGAGCCTCGACCTGGTGCGGGGCACGCTGCTGGAGACGGGCAAGCAGGCGGCGTTCTTCGCCGGCGAGTTGCCCAAGGACCCCAACCAGGTGCTGGGGCCCGCGCGGGACGGAGAGACCAGCTGGCTCGACGGGGACTACGCGGCCATGCGGTTCGCGCCCGCCAGGATCAGCCTCGCGCCGGGGGAGGGGCCGCCCCATATCCGGCTCGACCGGGCGGCGGAGTTTCTGTTGGGGGACCGTTTGAGATGA